CGATCTCCTGGCGCTCCAGCGCGCCGTTAAACGAGACCGCCAGCGTTTGTAGCTCGTCCGGCAAAGTGTGCGCCTGCAGACGCTGGCCGTGATTACCCGGCGCAAGCTGGTGCGCCTGTTCGCTCAAGGTATTCACCGGACGCATACCGAAACGGGCAATCAGATAGCCCAGCAGCGCAATCAGGAAGACACCGATACAGCTAACCAGCACCAGCGCGCAGGTAAATTCATACAGCGTGCCCATATAAGGTGTGGAATCGATCGCCACCACATAGCGCAACGCTGGGCGTTCGCCGCTCGCCGGGATTTCGCGGGAGTAGAGGAACAGCAGACAGGAGGCTTCCGTTTCGCCTGGCGCGGTGCTGAACCCGTTTTTCAACGAAGCCCACTCCACGCCTTTCGGCGGCGGGCCGCCCATATCAAAGCGGGGATCATCGGCCACCAGCCAGTACTTCACGCGCCCGCCTTCATAGGAGGAGAGCGTGTTAAATTTAGTGGTCAGGGTTTTCCAGCCGTCGATGGACTGACGGTTTTCCACCCACGGTGCCATCAGCGATTCGCGGAATAATAATTCGTTATGCATCTGGCTTTGCAGCGACTCATACAACGAGCTTCTGAGTACAACGCCAAAGGTGACGACGACAAACACATACGCCACGGCGAACATCAGCGCCATGCGTCCGGCAATCGAGTGTTTACACAAAGAGAGCGCGTTCAACTGGCTTTACTCTCCTGGCGGGTTTCCAGCACATACCCCATACCGCGCACCGTATGCAGCAGCTTAACGGGATAGGGATTATCGACTTTGGCGCGCAGGCGTTTAATCGCCACTTCGACCACATTGGCATCGCTGTCAAAGTTCATGTCCCAGACCTGTTCGGCGATCATCATTTTCGACAAGATTTCGCCC
The Kosakonia oryzae genome window above contains:
- a CDS encoding heavy metal sensor histidine kinase, encoding MCKHSIAGRMALMFAVAYVFVVVTFGVVLRSSLYESLQSQMHNELLFRESLMAPWVENRQSIDGWKTLTTKFNTLSSYEGGRVKYWLVADDPRFDMGGPPPKGVEWASLKNGFSTAPGETEASCLLFLYSREIPASGERPALRYVVAIDSTPYMGTLYEFTCALVLVSCIGVFLIALLGYLIARFGMRPVNTLSEQAHQLAPGNHGQRLQAHTLPDELQTLAVSFNGALERQEIAWRQLESFNADVAHELRTPLTNLIGQTQLGLSRQRSIEELQDLLESNLEELERMTSIVNDMLFLSHAQAGEHATQLTTVSLREEAYKTFEYVEPSFAEKNLQVQVEGDVTASIDRRLFHRSLANLLENSARHAPQDSTIIVRLQNVGEQAHVAVSNNGEEIAQSHLARLFERFYRVDASRTRSDTHHGLGLSIVRAVANMHQGDVFATSVNGINTFGFTLALKREAASGEAEKR